A genomic region of Dreissena polymorpha isolate Duluth1 chromosome 4, UMN_Dpol_1.0, whole genome shotgun sequence contains the following coding sequences:
- the LOC127879927 gene encoding cilia- and flagella-associated protein 97-like produces MGSRNEEVDFDFFDTPRDRANHSPKSKKSSESSKQTKSRTESSKHVEVIKGGDKNNRGRNENSRDRNVRRSSSESASDTDSETPRYRQTRNEKKAVNSDSDSETESSSAYSDSHISSDESDDDGNSRVKETIDIHMPKAHVEAWGEDGKNEGRSPRKNRRDASYNSNEKQKSFKRDSDSQSSDSEYSPKRHSSKGSKTNERVKSSKSRNGRHSDESKQRGKLKRSTSSSFSNNSDITDVSPLESPENSPRHAKRSDSRNGKTDKVQYEHFPDESADIKLETDQIDLSILMKCMADIDREKQQRLQNNSRRVMFASPDDERKVKPNYTFSVGRAKMIEKENQRLLKQIMSQMNTGPGTLKQTTTKPRGPKKAFEPAIQRLTPSAVNRMREQRRIESENMHILSRLQTIRPTRGISRKEQINEFERHMSYGAPAGTVLIPADEDPEERKSRAHSSLSHAYIQHQRSRPSSAGHYSTSSTGRRSRPSSAKSNASVMSNASVRSNASKRSVASVRSNMSSASRRREEKPDYRPPWDDRFSFS; encoded by the exons ATGGGTAGCCGGAATGAAGAAGTTGATTTTGATTTCTTTGATACACCGCGAGATAGAGCTAATCACAGTCCGAAATCAAAGAAATCGAGCGAAAGTTCTAAACAAACGAAATCGAGAACGGAGTCGTCAAAACACGTCGAAGTGATTAAAGGTGGAGATAAAAATAACCGTGGTAGGAATGAAAATAGCCGTGACAGAAATGTTAGACGCTCGTCATCAGAATCAGCTTCAGACACTGATTCAGAAACACCCAGGTACAGACAAACGCGTAACGAGAAAAAAGCAGTGAACAGTGACTCCGATTCAGAGACTGAGAGTTCAAGTGCTTACTCAGATTCACATATTTCTTCTGATGAAAGTGATGATGATGGGAACAGCAGAGTGAAAGAAACAATTGACATTCACATGCCTAAAGCTCATGTCGAAGCATGGGGTGAGGACGGAAAAAATGAAGGTAGAAGTCCAAGGAAGAACCGAAGGGATGCTAGTTATAATtccaatgaaaaacaaaaatcattcAAAAGAGACTCTGACTCACAGTCATCGGATTCGGAGTATTCTCCTAAAAGACATTCTAGCAAAGGGAGTAAAACAAATGAAAGGGTAAAAAGTTCTAAAAGTAGAAATGGTCGCCACTCTGATGAGAGCAAACAAAGGGGAAAACTTAAGAGGTCCACGAGTAGTTCATTTTCTAACAACAGTGATATAACTGATGTTTCTCCACTTGAAAGTCCTGAAAATAGCCCGCGACATGCCAAGAGGTCCGATAGTCGCAATGGTAAAACTGACAAGGTGCAATACGAACATTTCCCAGACGAAAGTGCTGATATTAAACTGGAAACTGATCAGATTGATCTAAGCATTTTAATGAAATGCATGGCAGATATTGATAGAGAAAAGCAGCAGCGTCTACAGAATAATTCAAGGAGAGTTATGTTTGCGTCCCCTGATGATGAAAGAAAGGTTAAACCCAATTACACATTTTCAGTTGGAAGAGCAAAAATGATAGAAAAGGAAAACCAAAGActgttaaaacaaataatgtcACAGATGAATACTGGCCCTGGCACTTTGAAACAGACCACCACAAAACCTAGAGGTCCCAAAAAGGCGTTTGAACCAGCCATTCAACGACTAACTCCGTCAGCTGTCAATAGAATGAGGGAGCAAAGGCGTATTGAATCAGAAAACATG CACATATTGAGTCGTTTGCAAACAATTCGACCAACCCGTGGCATATCCAGGAAAGAGCAGATTAATGAGTTTGAGCGCCACATGTCGTATGGTGCTCCCGCTGGTACTGTACTCATTCCCGCGGACGAAGACCCAGAAGAGAGAAAATCTCGCGCGCACAGTTCACTGAGCCATGCCTATATACAGCATCAAAGGTCAAGGCCGTCCAGTGCTGGGCATTATTCCACCTCTTCAACTGGTAGAAGGTCAAGACCTTCGAGTGCAAAATCCAATGCATCCGTTATGTCGAATGCGTCAGTGCGATCAAATGCCTCAAAAAGGTCAGTGGCATCGGTGAGATCAAACATGTCGTCTGCGTCGCGACGAAGAGAGGAAAAACCTGATTACAGGCCACCTTGGGACGATAGATTTTCATTTTCTtga